Proteins encoded together in one Meles meles chromosome 7, mMelMel3.1 paternal haplotype, whole genome shotgun sequence window:
- the LOC123946503 gene encoding unique cartilage matrix-associated protein-like codes for MAAGFAQNEMPKKKATFRHVCQLLFIRRESSRPAHTKGVNSLRTHGYQGSSQIFLPHFITPNITVPSENRQKLRADELRREYYEEQRNEFENFVEEQNDEQEERSQEAIEQWRQWHYDGLYPSYLDNRHHI; via the exons atggcagctggctttgcTCAGAACGAGATGCCCAAGAAGAAAGCCACATTCCGTCATGTCTGCCAACTTCTGTTCATTAGAAGAGAGTCATCAAGGCCAGCCCACACAAAGGGAGTGAACAGCCTAAGGACACATGGATACCAAGGATCCTCTCAGATCTTCCTACCTCATTTTATCACCCCCAACATCACTGTGCCCT CGGAGAACAGGCAGAAGCTGCGGGCTGACGAGCTGCGGAGAGAATATTATGAGGAACAAAGGAACGAGTTTGAGAACTTCGTGGAGGAGCAAAATGATG AACAAGAAGAGAGAAGCCAGGAAGCTATCGAGCAGTGGCGCCAGTGGCATTATGATGGCTTGTACCCATCATATCTTGATAACCGCCACCATATCTGA